In a single window of the Nodularia spumigena CCY9414 genome:
- the leuB gene encoding 3-isopropylmalate dehydrogenase, protein MTQNYRITLLPGDGIGPEIMAVAVDVLKVVGKQFDLQFEFSEALIGGAAIDATGEPLPAATLDTCRHSDAILLAAIGGYKWDSLPSNSRPEAGLLGLRAGLGLFANLRPAQILPQLIDASTLKREVVEGVDIMVVRELTGGIYFGQPKGIFTTDTGEKRGVNTMVYTESEIDRIGRVAFEAARKRGGRLCSVDKANVLEVSQLWRDRMTQLASEYPDVELSHLYVDNAAMQLVRAPKQFDTIVTGNLFGDILSDAAAMLTGSIGMLPSASLGASGPGLFEPVHGSAPDIAGQDKANPLAQVLSAAMMLRYGLDQPQAADKMEQAVLQVLAQGDRTGDIMSPGMNLLGCRAMGESLIKAMEKS, encoded by the coding sequence ATGACCCAGAACTACCGCATTACCCTACTCCCCGGCGATGGCATTGGCCCCGAAATTATGGCCGTAGCGGTAGACGTTCTGAAAGTTGTCGGTAAGCAATTTGACCTACAATTTGAATTTTCAGAAGCCCTGATTGGCGGTGCAGCAATTGACGCTACAGGCGAACCCCTACCAGCCGCTACCTTAGATACTTGTCGCCATAGTGACGCAATTTTACTTGCTGCTATTGGTGGTTATAAGTGGGACTCCCTACCATCTAACTCACGCCCAGAAGCAGGTTTATTAGGACTACGTGCGGGATTAGGCTTATTTGCTAATCTCCGCCCGGCGCAAATTTTGCCCCAGTTAATCGATGCTTCTACTTTAAAACGAGAAGTTGTAGAAGGCGTAGATATTATGGTGGTGCGGGAACTCACTGGTGGGATTTATTTTGGTCAACCCAAGGGGATTTTCACCACTGATACTGGGGAAAAACGCGGTGTAAATACAATGGTTTACACTGAGTCAGAAATTGACCGCATTGGGCGCGTCGCCTTTGAAGCAGCCCGCAAACGTGGCGGAAGACTTTGTTCTGTAGATAAAGCCAATGTATTAGAAGTATCGCAGTTGTGGCGCGATCGCATGACTCAACTTGCTTCTGAGTATCCCGATGTGGAATTATCTCACCTCTACGTTGATAACGCCGCCATGCAACTGGTACGCGCTCCTAAGCAGTTTGATACTATTGTCACAGGGAATTTATTTGGCGATATTCTCTCAGATGCAGCCGCCATGCTCACAGGTAGTATTGGAATGTTACCCTCTGCTAGTTTGGGTGCTTCTGGCCCTGGTCTGTTTGAACCAGTCCACGGTTCGGCCCCCGATATCGCCGGACAAGATAAAGCCAATCCTCTGGCTCAGGTTTTAAGTGCAGCGATGATGTTACGCTACGGTTTAGACCAACCCCAAGCCGCAGACAAAATGGAACAAGCTGTATTGCAAGTTTTAGCCCAAGGCGATCGCACGGGTGATATTATGTCCCCTGGCATGAATCTTCTAGGTTGCCGTGCTATGGGGGAATCATTAATTAAAGCTATGGAAAAATCATAA
- a CDS encoding prepilin peptidase yields MDILMVVPASIIVFALGASIGSFINVVVYRLPARLSVLWPPSRCPRCLNQLRATDNVPVLGWVWLRGRCRYCKTKISIRYPVVEGITGIIFLIVFWEFQVSIITVSYWAFCSWLLALSLIDLDTMTLPNVLTKSGLVIGICFQMTVGFFSQGGWTGLVNHLMISIVGAVLGLWLFDAIAMVGSIALGKTAMGAGDAKLAAMMGAWLGWKYLLLASFIACFVGVIIGGGAMLLSQQRVGQKIPFGPFLALGAVITVFGGEAILSTYLGLFF; encoded by the coding sequence ATGGACATTTTGATGGTCGTCCCCGCGAGTATCATTGTCTTCGCTCTGGGTGCATCTATTGGCAGCTTTATTAATGTTGTAGTTTATCGATTACCTGCTAGGTTATCTGTTCTGTGGCCGCCTTCTCGCTGTCCTCGTTGTTTAAACCAGCTCAGAGCTACAGATAATGTTCCGGTGTTGGGATGGGTATGGTTAAGAGGGCGATGCCGTTATTGTAAAACCAAGATATCTATCCGTTATCCTGTGGTAGAAGGGATAACGGGTATAATTTTTTTGATAGTATTTTGGGAATTTCAAGTTTCAATTATTACAGTAAGTTACTGGGCTTTTTGTAGTTGGCTCTTGGCTTTATCTCTCATTGACTTGGATACAATGACCTTACCTAATGTCCTGACTAAATCGGGTTTAGTGATAGGGATTTGCTTTCAAATGACTGTGGGTTTCTTTTCACAAGGGGGTTGGACGGGATTAGTCAATCACCTGATGATCAGCATAGTGGGAGCAGTATTAGGATTATGGCTGTTTGATGCGATCGCTATGGTAGGTTCTATAGCTTTGGGTAAAACTGCAATGGGCGCAGGTGACGCGAAACTAGCCGCAATGATGGGAGCTTGGTTAGGCTGGAAGTATTTGCTTCTGGCTAGTTTTATTGCCTGTTTCGTAGGTGTAATCATAGGTGGTGGCGCAATGTTGCTATCACAGCAGAGAGTTGGACAAAAAATACCTTTTGGCCCTTTTCTAGCTTTAGGAGCAGTAATCACCGTATTTGGTGGTGAAGCGATTCTGTCTACCTACCTGGGCTTATTTTTTTAA
- a CDS encoding AAA family ATPase, whose product MNSFENITIQGYRRLHNVKVDMRNLTVMIGANGVGKTSFLEIFSLLAASAKGQLEPKLSELSGLSEIITRDQADRMAIALSMSVPGYATLDYQLEVAPKALSYEIALETLTQQNNPAAFDPFKHIDSRGLDVKYFSPEDQKLLRPNWEHNPLETSLSQVPKMYQEPENLRKRLASCTFYGALNIAAKSPIRLPQSMRPATLPGSNGEDLVSCLYYLRETDSERFEIIEDTLVAAFPDFERLGFPPVAAGTLAMTWKDKNFSKPLYMHHLSEGTLRFIWLVTLLQSPDLTAVTLIDEPEVSLHPELLRLLADLMREAAKRTQLIVATHSDRLIRFLHPEEVLVCNAEDGLTTMNWGDSFDLEQWLEDYSLDQIWAMNLMGGRP is encoded by the coding sequence ATGAATTCTTTTGAAAATATAACTATTCAAGGATATCGCCGTTTGCATAACGTAAAAGTCGATATGCGTAATCTGACAGTTATGATTGGTGCTAATGGCGTAGGTAAAACTTCTTTTTTAGAGATATTTTCACTCTTAGCAGCATCGGCAAAAGGTCAGTTAGAACCAAAGCTTTCAGAGTTGAGTGGACTGAGTGAAATCATCACCCGTGATCAGGCAGATCGTATGGCGATCGCCTTATCGATGAGTGTACCTGGTTATGCAACGCTTGATTACCAACTCGAAGTTGCTCCTAAAGCCTTGTCATACGAAATTGCTTTAGAAACACTTACTCAACAGAATAATCCTGCTGCTTTTGACCCTTTCAAACACATTGACTCTCGTGGTTTAGATGTTAAATATTTTAGTCCAGAGGATCAAAAATTATTGCGTCCGAATTGGGAACATAATCCTTTAGAAACCTCTCTTTCTCAAGTTCCCAAAATGTACCAAGAACCTGAGAATCTTCGTAAAAGATTAGCTTCATGTACTTTTTATGGGGCATTAAATATTGCTGCCAAAAGTCCAATTCGTTTACCTCAATCAATGCGCCCGGCAACTTTGCCAGGTTCCAACGGAGAGGATTTGGTATCCTGTCTTTATTATTTACGAGAAACTGACTCAGAACGATTTGAAATTATAGAAGATACCCTAGTTGCTGCCTTTCCAGATTTTGAGCGATTGGGTTTTCCGCCTGTAGCAGCAGGAACATTGGCAATGACTTGGAAAGATAAAAATTTTTCTAAGCCCCTTTATATGCACCATTTATCTGAGGGAACTTTACGATTTATCTGGTTAGTGACACTGCTGCAAAGTCCAGATTTAACTGCTGTAACTCTAATTGATGAGCCAGAAGTCAGTTTACACCCAGAATTATTGCGACTACTAGCCGATTTAATGCGTGAAGCTGCCAAAAGGACTCAACTAATTGTTGCCACTCACTCAGATAGATTAATCCGATTTTTACACCCTGAAGAAGTACTAGTTTGTAATGCTGAAGATGGTCTAACAACTATGAATTGGGGCGATTCTTTCGATTTAGAGCAATGGCTAGAAGACTATAGTTTAGACCAAATTTGGGCAATGAATTTAATGGGTGGTCGTCCATGA
- the ggt gene encoding gamma-glutamyltransferase, which yields MPIFKVSRRIAISTKRFAIAIFSCSLIIFFSQTAVNTFTVPLRSQKGMVVSAHPLASDAGIKMLRQGGNAVDAAVATTFAISVVEPFSAGIGGGGFLLMHSGKTGEIKALDFRERAPLKATKDMYLDADGKVRPNASVTGYLAVATPGTVAGMYEVHRLYGKLPWAEVVKPAIALAQDGFILRRVLSPRYLTVNNTRLQTMLNNPGMREIFTRNGEFYQPGERLVQRDLARTLTDIARSPHSFYTGNIAWAIASDMAKNGGLITLEDLKAYKPIWRTPVCGNFRQAKICSMPPPSSGGVHLLQMLNMIGETDLRALGWHHPDAVHLMAEAMKIAYADRSEFLGDPDFIKVPVEQLISPDYAKKRRLEIDMSTAKPASQIKPVDLRSFPTPHSLLPTPILPKESTETSHLTVVDEEHNAVSLTFTINLGFGAGIATPGTGIVLNNEMDDFAAAPGVPNAFGLVGNEANALAQLANGIAPRKTPLSSMTPTIITENGRLRMAVGTPGGSTIITQVLQIILNVLEYQMDVGAAVSVPRIHHQWLPDQLRVERWGLDTLTLQELRRRGHKINESNSWGNANAIAVTAEGDLEAAADPRGQGFPRSF from the coding sequence ATGCCTATTTTTAAAGTATCCCGAAGGATTGCGATTTCTACGAAGCGCTTCGCGATCGCTATTTTTTCTTGTAGCCTGATTATTTTTTTCAGCCAAACAGCCGTAAACACTTTTACAGTACCCCTACGCAGTCAAAAGGGAATGGTGGTTTCCGCCCATCCGCTAGCCAGTGACGCAGGTATTAAAATGTTACGCCAAGGTGGTAACGCAGTTGATGCGGCTGTAGCCACAACTTTTGCGATTTCTGTAGTGGAACCATTTTCAGCCGGAATTGGTGGAGGTGGTTTTCTATTAATGCACTCTGGAAAAACTGGCGAAATCAAAGCTTTAGATTTTCGGGAACGCGCACCCCTAAAAGCGACAAAAGATATGTATTTGGATGCAGATGGTAAGGTGCGTCCCAATGCAAGTGTTACTGGCTATTTAGCTGTGGCGACACCAGGAACGGTAGCCGGAATGTATGAAGTACATCGCCTTTATGGTAAGTTACCTTGGGCAGAAGTGGTAAAACCTGCGATCGCACTGGCTCAAGATGGTTTTATACTCAGACGTGTATTATCTCCTCGTTATTTGACAGTCAACAATACACGTCTCCAGACCATGCTAAATAACCCCGGAATGCGGGAGATTTTTACTCGTAATGGGGAGTTTTATCAACCTGGGGAAAGGCTAGTACAGCGCGATTTGGCGCGGACTTTAACGGATATTGCCCGCAGTCCCCACAGTTTTTATACCGGAAATATTGCCTGGGCGATCGCATCGGATATGGCTAAAAATGGTGGTTTAATTACTCTAGAAGACCTCAAAGCCTACAAACCAATTTGGCGAACTCCCGTTTGTGGTAACTTTCGTCAAGCTAAAATCTGCTCAATGCCACCACCTTCATCCGGAGGTGTGCATTTATTGCAGATGTTAAACATGATTGGTGAGACTGATTTGCGAGCTTTAGGATGGCATCACCCTGATGCTGTACATTTAATGGCGGAAGCGATGAAAATTGCTTATGCTGATCGCTCAGAATTTTTAGGTGATCCCGATTTTATCAAAGTTCCTGTAGAACAACTAATCAGCCCAGACTACGCCAAAAAACGCCGTTTAGAAATTGATATGTCAACGGCTAAACCTGCAAGTCAAATCAAGCCAGTTGATTTACGTTCTTTCCCTACTCCCCACTCCCTACTCCCCACTCCCATTTTACCGAAAGAATCCACTGAAACCAGCCATTTAACTGTAGTCGATGAGGAACATAACGCCGTCAGTCTGACTTTCACCATTAATTTAGGCTTTGGTGCAGGTATAGCCACACCGGGAACGGGTATCGTTCTTAACAACGAGATGGACGATTTTGCCGCCGCGCCAGGAGTACCCAATGCTTTTGGTTTGGTGGGTAATGAAGCTAATGCGTTAGCGCAGCTCGCCAACGGCATCGCACCTCGCAAAACTCCCTTATCTAGCATGACTCCCACAATTATCACTGAGAATGGCCGTCTCAGAATGGCCGTGGGGACTCCTGGCGGTAGCACTATCATTACTCAGGTATTGCAAATTATCCTCAACGTGTTAGAATACCAAATGGATGTAGGTGCAGCAGTGTCTGTCCCACGCATACATCACCAGTGGCTACCCGATCAGCTACGTGTGGAACGTTGGGGTTTAGATACACTGACCCTGCAAGAGTTACGCCGTCGCGGACACAAAATTAACGAAAGTAACTCTTGGGGTAATGCTAACGCGATCGCAGTCACCGCAGAGGGAGATTTAGAAGCAGCCGCAGACCCTCGTGGACAAGGTTTTCCCCGTAGTTTCTAA
- a CDS encoding aldo/keto reductase yields the protein MEKRRLGTSDIHITPILMGTWQAGKAMWTGIEDADSIKTIRAAFEAGITTIDTAEVYGQGHSEQIIAAALSDVRDRVEYASKVFANHLKYDLVIEACDRSLKNLKTDYIDLYQIHWPSGSFNSEIVPIAETMKALNKLKEQGKIRSIGVSNFSRAQLAEAAQHGRIDSLQPPYSLFWRQVEKDAMPYCIENNISILAYSPLAQGLLTGKFTPGHKFDPTDNRAKNKLFQGENFDRAQQALEKLHPIAARHNCSLAQLALAWLIAQPQTNAIAGARYPEQAQDNAKAADIRLSQDEIAEIDTIGRIVTDHHDENPVMWNW from the coding sequence ATGGAAAAGCGCAGATTAGGTACATCAGATATCCACATTACACCCATTCTGATGGGGACTTGGCAAGCGGGTAAAGCCATGTGGACGGGAATAGAAGATGCGGACTCAATTAAAACTATCCGCGCCGCCTTTGAGGCTGGTATTACCACCATCGATACGGCGGAAGTCTATGGTCAAGGACATTCTGAGCAAATTATCGCCGCAGCTTTATCTGATGTGCGCGATCGCGTCGAGTACGCCTCAAAAGTTTTCGCCAATCATCTCAAGTATGATTTAGTCATAGAAGCTTGCGATCGCTCCTTAAAAAATCTCAAAACTGACTATATAGACCTTTACCAAATACATTGGCCTTCCGGGTCTTTCAATTCGGAAATAGTCCCCATTGCAGAGACTATGAAAGCTTTAAACAAACTCAAAGAACAGGGAAAAATCCGGTCAATAGGGGTATCTAATTTCTCTCGCGCCCAATTAGCAGAAGCCGCACAGCATGGACGTATTGACAGCTTACAACCACCTTATTCCTTATTTTGGCGGCAGGTAGAAAAAGATGCCATGCCCTATTGTATAGAAAATAATATTTCTATATTGGCTTATTCACCCCTAGCCCAAGGATTATTAACCGGGAAATTTACCCCAGGTCATAAATTTGACCCCACAGATAACCGTGCTAAAAATAAATTATTTCAAGGCGAAAACTTTGACCGCGCCCAACAAGCTTTAGAAAAACTGCATCCCATCGCAGCGCGTCATAATTGTAGCCTGGCACAGTTAGCATTAGCTTGGTTAATAGCCCAACCCCAAACAAATGCTATAGCCGGGGCGCGTTATCCCGAACAAGCCCAAGACAACGCCAAAGCTGCTGATATTAGACTTTCTCAAGACGAAATCGCAGAAATTGATACAATTGGGCGCATTGTAACCGACCATCACGATGAAAATCCTGTCATGTGGAATTGGTAA